The Arachis ipaensis cultivar K30076 chromosome B07, Araip1.1, whole genome shotgun sequence genome includes a window with the following:
- the LOC107609078 gene encoding uncharacterized protein LOC107609078, whose protein sequence is MAQLNVPVLQFNNSSVFGVPPTTLFICFQTQSRSNCSWLTKKLLVVEARANARSLEQKFNGTARNPRLSVFCSEKQLYAMLVDDKNKKCLFYASTLQKSIRNPPCSTSEAAKRVGEALVKACADLNINEISSYDRNGLYRGQRLEAFEIAISSYGFLPG, encoded by the exons ATGGCTCAATTGAATGTGCCAGTGCTACAGTTCAACAATTCTTCTGTCTTCGGAGTCCCTCCAACGACATTGTTTATTTGCTTTCAGACACAAAGTAGAAGTAATTGCTCAT GGTTAACTAAGAAGCTATTAGTGGTTGAAGCAAGAGCAAATGCTAGAAGCCTAGAACAGAAA TTCAATGGAACTGCTAGAAATCCAAGGCTTTCAGTATTTTGCTCAGAGAAGCAATTGTATGCAATGCTTGTAGATGACAAGAATAAGAAGTGTCTGTTCTATGCAAGCACACTGCAGAAATCGATCCGAAATCCCCCATGCAGCACTTCT GAAGCTGCTAAACGTGTTGGGGAGGCACTTGTCAAAGCCTGTGCAGACCTCAACATAAATGAAATATCGTCCTATGATCGCAATGGACTTTACCGTGGACAAAGATTGGAAGCCTTTGAGATTGCCATTTCCAGTTATGGATTCTTGCCGGGATAA
- the LOC107606452 gene encoding MDIS1-interacting receptor like kinase 2-like has translation MGSFIRVLVCVHMFMLFHFFACLSSHHSCHSKESSALLHFINTELSFDTDFSYEDDCPQLFPKTSTWRNGTDCCSWMGVTCHSVSGHVIGLDLSCSILKGKIHPNSTLFQLTHLQTLNLALNNISGPELPSQFGRFVSLTHLNLSDCDFKGEIPSQISHLSKLQSLDLSWNDGLIWKEITWKRMLQNATGLREIILDGANMSSITTTFSNWSFSLVTLSLVHTGIRGHLTSHILCLPNLYELYLSENQNIQVHVPKLNCSTSLNFLDLSWCQIPRSQIPPSFSNLTHLTYLDLSYNTFTSPIPSFFSNLQHLTHLDLSFNEFSGSIPSFLSNLQHLTHLDLSYNRFNGQFPKVIGQLTKLQTLILAGNNLGGKLLLSSLANLTQISQLDCSHNKFQGPLL, from the coding sequence ATGGGGTCTTTCATTAGAGTGTTGGTTTGTGTGCATATGTTTATGTTGTTCCACTTTTTTGCATGTTTGTCTTCTCATCATTCATGccattcaaaggagagttctGCATTGCTTCACTTCATCAACACTGAACTCAGTTTTGACACCGACTTTTCTTATGAGGATGACTGCCCCCAGCTTTTTCCAAAGACGAGTACGTGGAGAAATGGGACAGATTGCTGTTCATGGATGGGTGTCACGTGCCATTCTGTGTCTGGTCACGTGATTGGCCTTGATCTTAGTTGTAGTATACTTAAAGGTAAAATCCATCCTAACAGCACTCTTTTCCAGCTTACTCATCTCCAAACACTCAACCTTGCTTTAAATAATATCTCTGGACCTGAATTGCCATCTCAATTTGGTAGATTTGTGAGTCTCACACACCTCAACTTATCTGATTGTGATTTCAAAGGTGAAATTCCTTCTCAAATCTCACACCTTTCCAAATTACAATCACTTGATCTCTCTTGGAATGATGGTTTGATATGGAAAGAAATCACTTGGAAGAGAATGTTGCAAAATGCAACTGGTTTAAGAGAGATTATATTGGATGGTGCTAACATGTCTTCCATCACTACAACTTTCTCCAATTGGTCTTTCTCTTTGGTTACTCTTAGTCTTGTTCATACTGGAATAAGGGGACATTTGACAAGTCACATTCTTTGTTTACCCAATCTTTATGAGCTTTATCTGTCTGAAAATCAAAACATTCAAGTCCATGTTCCAAAGTTAAATTGCAGTACTTCTCTTAATTTTTTGGATCTTTCATGGTGTCAAATCCCAAGATCACAAATTCCTCCTTCCTTTTCTAACCTCACACATCTCACTTACTTGGACCTTTCATACAATACATTTACTAGCCCAATCCCATCATTCTTCTCAAACCTTCAACATCTCACTCACTTGGACCTTTCATTCAATGAATTCAGTGGCTCAATCCCATCATTTCTCTCAAACCTTCAACATCTCACTCACTTGGACCTTTCATACAATAGATTTAATGGTCAGTTTCCAAAAGTAATTGGTCAATTGACCAAATTACAAACACTCATTCTTGCAGGTAACAATTTAGGAGGAAAGTTATTGCTATCTTCATTAGCTAACTTAACTCAAATTTCTCAATTGGATTGTTCTCATAATAAGTTTCAGGGGCCTCTACTGTAA
- the LOC107609077 gene encoding receptor like protein 30-like yields the protein MSCVCQAIGVVLSTFQFFPSFETLDLFLFQVDLTNFSKISCEFPVLQTLELSENKLEGKVSQWIHDMHSLENLKLSHNQLSSVGQFPWYQLVYLDLSFNLLSDDSISFICNATSLEILNLSHNKFRGTIPRCLANSSDLKVLDLQMNKLHGTLPRTFPRNLISLNLNGNQLEGHLPRSLSNCKNLMDLNLGNNQIEDTFPTWLQRLQNLKILVLQSNKLYGPLVSLKTKDAFSHLLVFDISSNNFSGQLPKAYIKSFQAMKGVFGAEVQSSFAYFKTFSYNSISTINIRKDYEDSLYETIKGVRLDFEKIPTILAIIDVSGNKFEGEIPDVIGELHILKGLNLSHNRLVGHIPHSLGNLTNLESLDLSSNMLTGNIPTELTNLNFLEVLNLSQNQLVGPIPRGKQFDSFSNDSYERNMGLCGWPLSVECNNNVPLPQDPPSEAEDKFGFGWKPVAIGYAFGMVLGIGLGFCVFSIGKPQWLVIMFGGKRIKRRRRGNRRARTT from the exons ATGTCTTGTGTTTGTCAGGCAATTGGAGTGGTCCTCTCGACTTTTCAGTTTTTTCCAAGTTTCGAAACCTTGGATCTCTTTCTCTTTCAG GTTGATTTAACTAATTTTTCCAAAATCTCATGCGAATTTCCAGTGTTGCAGACTCTCGAATTATCAGAAAATAAACTTGAAGGAAAAGTTTCTCAATGGATACATGATATGCATTCATTAGAGAATTTGAAACTTTCACATAACCAACTGTCATCAGTAGGCCAATTCCCATGGTATCAACTTGTATACCTTGATCTTAGCTTCAACTTGTTGAGTGATGACAGTATTTCCTTCATTTGTAATGCAACTTCTCTTGAGATTCTCAACTTGTCGCACAATAAGTTCAGAGGCACCATTCCACGATGCCTTGCCAATTCATCAGACCTTAAGGTTTTGGATTTGCAGATGAATAAACTTCATGGCACCCTGCCAAGGACATTTCCAAGGAATCTCATTTCATTGAATCTCAATGGAAACCAATTGGAAGGTCATTTGCCTAGATCTTTGTCCAACTGCAAAAATTTGATGGATTTGAATCTTGGCAACAATCAAATAGAGGATACATTTCCAACTTGGCTTCAAAGGTTACAGAATTTGAAGATTTTAGTTTTACAATCCAATAAGTTGTATGGACCCCTTGTCAGCTTGAAAACCAAAGATGCCTTTTCTCACCTACTTGTTTTTGATATCTCATCCAATAACTTTAGTGGCCAATTACCAAAAGCCTACATAAAAAGTTTCCAAGCCATGAAGGGTGTTTTTGGAGCAGAAGTGCAAAGCAGTTTTGCTTATTTCAAAACTTTTAGTTATAACAGCATTTCTACCATAAACATTCGAAAAGACTACGAGGATTCCTTGTATGAAACAATTAAAGGGGTTAGATTAGattttgagaaaattccaaccaTTCTTGCCATCATTGATGTCTCTGGAAACAAATTTGAAGGAGAGATTCCAGATGTTATTGGAGAGCTTCATATACTCAAAGGCCTCAACCTTTCACATAACAGACTTGTTGGTCATATTCCCCACTCTTTGGGAAATTTGACGAATCTGGAATCATTGGATCTctcctcaaatatgcttaccggGAATATTCCTACTGAATTGACAAATCTGAACTTTCTTGAAGTCTTGAATCTTTCCCAAAATCAATTGGTGGGACCAATACCCAGAGGAAAACAGTTTGATTCATTTTCAAACGATTCCTATGAGAGAAACATGGGGCTATGTGGATGGCCATTGTCAGTTGAATGCAACAACAATGTCCCTTTGCCACAAGATCCACCTTCTGAGGCTGAAGACAAATTTGGGTTTGGTTGGAAACCAGTGGCAATAGGATATGCATTTGGAATGGTGCTTGGAATTGGCTTGGGGTTTTGTGTTTTCTCAATTGGAAAGCCTCAATGGCTTGTGATCATGTTTGGAGGCAAAAGAATCAAAAGAAGGAGGCGTGGAAATCGGCGTGCAAGAACAACTTAA
- the LOC110264773 gene encoding receptor-like protein 12, which translates to MGYYSIRVVVCVHMSMLFHLLACLSSQSCHSEESSALLHFKTEVFASTTFHEDGDYYAYFCLHYPKMRTWDNGTDCCSWMGVTCHSVSGHVIGLDLTCSGLAGNIHPNSTLFYLTHLQTLTLAQNDIYGSELPSLFGRFVSLTHLNLAHCGLGGEIPSQISHLSKLQSLDLSSNVDLMWEETTWKRFLQNTTSLREIVLDDTDMSSIPSSLSLIANMSSSLITTLSFHDTGIRGHLSQILCLSNLQKLNLGGDNPDLQIHVPKLNCTPALSMLDLSGYHFQGPIPSSFSNLTYLTSLIWQDGSLKGSIPSSLLNLQHLTHLDLLSNELKGSIPSSLLNLQHLTHLDLSGNKLSGQIPNVFDRLTNLQSLRLSYNHFQRKLPSSLFALTQLSSLDCSNNKIEGPLPDKVAFLNLTTLDLRGNLLNGTIPQWVLSLKSLGYLDLSNNRFRGHISAITSFSLEYLDLCNNELQGNIPESIFHLLNLTHLCLSSPHNWSGTVHFSLFSELQNLEYLSLSGCSSLLLKHETSVDYTFSSLAALQLLSNNIIGWSKFSGRFPSLTYLELFNNELEGKVPKWVHDIDSLTYLNLSHNSLTSMGQFSWYQLEFLDLSFNLMADDISSFFCNATSLEVINLSYNKFTGTFPQCLANKSSLSVLDLQMNKLYGALPDTFKHGQFATLNINGNQFTGLLPKSLSNSIDLVDLNLGNNQFEDTFPHWLQNLSRLEILVLRANKFYGPIANLKSKMIFPSLMIFDISNNNFSGSLPKAYIKNFQAMKILDEEKSSLNYYVQSGQFSYENAGIIPEYDDSITPIIKGKRTPFVKIPEVFAIIDLSENKFEGEIPDVIGELQVLKGLNLSHNSLVGHIPQSLGNLTNLESLDLSSNMLIGDIPNELTNMNFLEVLNLSQNQLVGPIPRGKQFNTFSNDSYEGNMGLCGWPLSVECNNNVPSQQYPPFEADEDKFGFGWKPVAIGYACGMVLGIGLGYCVFSIGKPQWLVIIFGGKRIKRRSRGNRRARTT; encoded by the coding sequence ATGGGGTATTATTCTATTAGAGTGGTGGTGTGTGTGCATATGTCTATGTTATTCCACCTTTTGGCATGTTTGTCTTCTCAGTCATGTCATTCAGAGGAGAGCTCTGCATTGCTTCACTTCAAAACCGAAGTCTTTGCTAGTACTACCTTTCATGAGGATGGTGATTATTATGCTTATTTCTGCCTCCATTATCCAAAGATGAGGACATGGGATAATGGGACGGATTGCTGCTCATGGATGGGGGTCACGTGCCACTCTGTGTCTGGTCACGTGATTGGCCTCGATCTCACTTGCAGTGGACTTGCAGGTAATATTCATCCCAACAGCACTCTTTTTTATCTTACTCATCTCCAAACACTTACTCTTGCTCAGAATGATATTTATGGGTCTGAATTGCCATCTCTATTTGGTAGATTTGTGAGTCTCACACACTTGAATTTAGCTCATTGTGGGCTTGGAGGTGAAATTCCTTCTCAAATCTCACACCTTTCCAAATTACAATCACTTGATCTCTCATCTAATGTTGATTTAATGTGGGAAGAAACTACTTGGAAGAGGTTCCTGCAAAACACAACATCTTTGAGAGAGATTGTATTGGATGATACAGACATGTCTTCAATACCAAGTTCTTTATCTTTGATTGCCAACATGTCTTCCTCTTTGATTACTACTCTTAGTTTTCATGATACTGGAATAAGGGGACACTTGAGTCAGATTCTCTGTTTATCCAATCTTCAAAAGCTCAATCTAGGTGGCGATAATCCAGACTTGCAAATCCATGTTCCAAAGTTGAATTGTACCCCTGCTCTTAGTATGTTGGATCTCTCAGGATATCATTTCCAAGGGCCTATCCCTTCATCGTTCTCTAACCTAACATATCTCACTTCCTTGATTTGGCAGGACGGTAGCTTAAAAGGTTCAATCCCGTCATCACTTTTAAACCTTCAGCATCTCACTCACCTGGATCTGTTATCGAATGAACTCAAGGGTTCAATCCCGTCATCACTTTTAAACCTTCAGCATCTCACTCACCTGGATCTTTCAGGGAATAAGCTTAGTGGTCAAATTCCAAATGTGTTTGATAGGCTAACCAATTTGCAATCCCTTCGCCTTTCGTATAATCATTTCCAAAGGAAGTTGCCATCCTCATTATTTGCCTTAACTCAACTCTCTTCCTTGGATTGTTCTAACAATAAAATTGAGGGACCACTACCCGACAAAGTAGCCTTTTTAAATCTGACTACACTAGACCTAAGAGGCAACTTATTAAATGGGACAATCCCTCAGTGGGTCTTATCCCTCAAGTCTTTGGGATACTTAGATCTATCAAATAACAGATTCAGAGGGCACATAAGTGCAATCACATCTTTTTCCTTGGAGTATCTAGACTTGTGCAACAATGAGCTCCAAGGAAACATTCCAGAATCGATTTTCCATCTTCTCAACCTTACTCATTTGTGCTTGTCATCACCACATAACTGGAGTGGTACTGTCCACTTTTCACTCTTCTCTGAGCTCCAAAATTTGGAGTATCTTTCTCTTTCAGGTTGCAGTTCGTTGTTGCTAAAACATGAAACTAGTGTTGATTACACTTTCTCCAGTTTGGCTGCTCTACAGTTGCTTTCCAACAATATAATTGGTTGGTCAAAGTTCTCAGGAAGATTTCCGAGTTTGACTTATCTTGAATTATTCAATAATGAACTTGAAGGGAAAGTACCCAAATGGGTACATGATATAGATTCGTTAACTTATTTGAATCTCTCACATAACTCGTTGACATCAATGGGCCAATTCTCATGGTATCAACTTGAATTCCTTGATCTTAGTTTCAACTTGATGGCTGATGACATCTCTTCCTTCTTTTGTAATGCAACCTCTCTGGAAGTTATCAACTTGTCCTACAACAAATTCACAGGAACATTTCCACAATGTTTGGCCAATAAGTCATCCCTTTCGGTTTTGGATCTACAAATGAACAAACTTTATGGGGCTTTGCCAGATACTTTTAAGCATGGTCAATTTGCCACACTGAATATTAATGGCAACCAATTCACAGGTTTATTACCGAAATCTTTGTCCAATTCCATAGATCTTGTGGATTTAAATCTCGGTAATAATCAATTTGAAGATACGTTTCCCCATTGGCTCCAAAATCTATCAAGGTTGGAAATACTGGTCTTACGAGCCAATAAGTTTTACGGTCCCATTGCCAATTTGAAATCTAAAATGATATTTCCAAGTTTGATGATTTTTGACATATCAAACAATAACTTTAGTGGCTCATTACCAAAAGcatacataaaaaattttcaagccATGAAGATTCTTGATGAAGAGAAAAGCAGTTTGAATTATTATGTTCAAAGTGGTCAGTTCAGTTATGAAAATGCAGGAATTATTCCAGAATATGATGATTCTATAACCCCAATTATTAAAGGAAAGAGAACCCCTTTTGTAAAAATTCCAGAAGTCTTCGCCATCATTGATTTGTCAGAAAATAAATTTGAAGGAGAGATTCCAGATGTTATTGGAGAGCTTCAGGTACTCAAAGGCCTCAACCTTTCACATAACAGCCTTGTTGGTCATATTCCCCAATCCTTGGGAAATTTGACAAATCTGGAATCATTGGATCTctcctcaaatatgcttatcggGGATATTCCTAATGAATTGACAAATATGAACTTTCTTGAAGTCTTGAATCTTTCCCAAAACCAGTTGGTGGGACCAATACCCAGAGGAAAACAGTTTAATACATTTTCAAACGATTCCTATGAGGGAAACATGGGGCTATGTGGATGGCCATTGTCAGTTGAATGCAACAACAATGTCCCTTCGCAACAATATCCACCGTTTGAGGCTGATGAAGACAAATTTGGGTTTGGTTGGAAACCAGTGGCAATAGGATATGCATGTGGCATGGTGCTTGGAATTGGCTTGGGATATTGTGTTTTCTCAATTGGAAAGCCTCAATGGCTTGTGATCATCTTTGGAGGCAAAAGAATCAAAAGAAGGAGCCGCGGAAATCGGCGTGCAAGAACAACTTAA
- the LOC107609075 gene encoding receptor like protein 30-like: protein MGSFIRVLVCVHMFMLFHFFACLSSHHSCHSEESSALLHFINTELSNDTYSFYEDECHHVYPKTSTWENGTDCCSWMGVTCHSVSGHVIGLDLSCSTLKGNIHPNSTLFHLTHLQTLNLAFNVFYGSHLPLLPSQFERLVSLIHLNLSACWFEGDIPFQISHLSKLQSLDLSFNHRLKWKETTWKRLLQNATALREIVLDSTDMSSITTTFSNWSFSFPLVTLSLVNTGIRGHLTSHILCLPNLHELYLSGNENIQVHVLKLNCSTSLNFLYLSRCQFPRSQIPPSFSNLTHLTSLDLSLSNLDGSFPSLFSNLQHLTYLDLSYNEFSGSIPSFLSNLQHLTHLDLSYNRFNDQFPKVIGQLTKLETLILAGNNIGGKLLLSSLANLTQISQLDCSHNKFQGPLPNKITGFSSLTKLYLNDNLLSETIPSWIFSLPFLTALDLSNNQFTGHMSAISSLSLRALNLCGNKLQGNVPESMFNLVNLSVLCLSGNWSGPLHFSLFSKFRNLGFLSLSGFNSFSPCSETNAGHQFTDLFELKLFQVDLTNFSKISCEFPVLKTLELSENKLEGKVSQWIHDMHSLEYLKLSHNQLSSVGQFPWYQLVNLDLSFNLLSDISFICNAPSLQILNLSHNKFRGTIPRCLANSSNLEVLDLQMNKLHGTLPSTFPRNLISLNLNGNQLEGHLPRSLSNCEYLMDLNLGNNQIEDRFPNWLQSLQNLRILVLQSNKLYGPIVSLKTKDAFSHLLVFDISSNNFSGQLPKAYIKSFQAMKGVFGEEVQISFDYFKTYSFGGISPINIRKDYEDSLSETIKGVRLDFEKIPTILAFIDVSGNKFEGEIPDVIGELHKLKGLNLSHNRLVGHIPHSLGNLTNLESLDLSSNMLTGNIPTKLTNLNFLEVLNLSQNQLVGPIPKGKQFDAFSNDSYEGNMGLCGFPLSIQCNNNVPLQHDPPSEAEDKFGFGWKPVAIGYAFGMVLGIGLGYCVFSIGKPQWLVILFGGKRIKRRSRGNRRARTTLFQLFVVM, encoded by the coding sequence ATGGGGTCTTTTATTAGAGTGTTGGTTTGTGTGCATATGTTTATGTTGTTCCACTTTTTTGCATGTTTGTCTTCTCATCATTCATGCCATTCAGAGGAGAGTTCTGCATTGCTTCACTTCATCAACACTGAACTCAGTAATGACACCTACTCTTTTTATGAGGATGAGTGCCACCATGTTTATCCAAAGACGAGTACGTGGGAAAATGGGACAGATTGCTGCTCATGGATGGGTGTCACGTGCCATTCTGTGTCTGGTCACGTGATTGGCCTTGATCTCAGTTGTAGTACACTTAAAGGTAATATCCATCCTAACAGTACCCTTTTCCATCTTACTCATCTCCAAACACTCAACCTTGCTTTCAATGTTTTTTATGGTTCTCACCTTCCCTTATTACCGTCTCAGTTTGAAAGGCTTGTGAGTCTCATACACTTGAATTTATCTGCTTGTTGGTTTGAAGGTGATATCCCTTTCCAAATCTCACACCTTTCCAAATTACAATCACTTGATCTCTCTTTTAATCATCGTTTAAAGTGGAAAGAAACCACTTGGAAGAGGTTGCTGCAAAATGCAACTGCTTTAAGAGAGATTGTATTGGATAGTACTGACATGTCTTCCATCACTACGACTTTCTCCAATTGGTCTTTTTCCTTCCCTTTGGTTACTCTTAGTCTTGTTAATACTGGAATAAGGGGTCATTTGACAAGTCACATTCTTTGTTTACCCAATCTTCATGAGCTCTATCTATCTGGAAATGAAAATATTCAAGTCCATGTTCTAAAGTTAAATTGCAGTacttctcttaattttttgtATCTTTCACGGTGTCAATTCCCAAGATCACAAATTCCTCCTTCCTTTTCTAACCTTACACATCTAACTTCTTTGGACTTGTCTTTAAGCAACCTCGATGGTTCATTTCCATCATTGTTCTCAAACCTTCAACATCTCACTTACTTGGACCTTTCATACAATGAATTTAGTGGCTCAATCCCATCATTTCTCTCAAACCTTCAACATCTCACTCACTTGGACCTTTCATACAATAGATTTAATGATCAGTTTCCAAAAGTAATTGGTCAATTGACCAAATTAGAAACACTCATTCTTGCAGGTAACAATATAGGAGGAAAGTTATTGCTATCTTCATTAGCTAACTTAACTCAAATTTCTCAATTGGATTGTTCTCATAATAAGTTTCAGGGGCCTCTACCTAACAAAATAACAGGTTTTTCAAGTTTGACTAAACTGTATTTAAATGATAACTTGTTGAGTGAGACAATTCCATCTTGGATTTTCTCTTTACCATTTTTGACCGCCTTAGATCTATCAAATAATCAGTTTACTGGACACATGAGTGCAATCTCATCCCTTTCCTTGCGGGCTCTTAACTTATGCGGGAATAAGTTACAAGGAAATGTTCCAGAATCAATGTttaaccttgtaaatctcagtgtCTTGTGTTTGTCAGGCAATTGGAGTGGTCCTCTCCACTTTTCACTTTTTTCCAAGTTTCGAAACCTTGGATTTCTTTCTCTTTCAGGTTTTAATTCATTTTCACCATGTTCTGAAACCAATGCCGGTCACCAGTTCACCGACTTGTTCGAGTTGAAATTGTTTCAGGTTGATTTAACTAATTTTTCCAAAATCTCGTGCGAATTTCCAGTGTTGAAAACTCTCGAATTATCAGAAAATAAACTTGAAGGAAAAGTTTCCCAATGGATACATGATATGCATTCATTAGAGTATTTGAAACTTTCACATAACCAGTTGTCATCAGTAGGCCAATTCCCATGGTATCAACTTGTAAACCTTGATCTTAGTTTCAACTTGTTGAGTGATATTTCCTTCATTTGTAATGCACCTTCTCTCCAGATTCTCAACTTGTCGCACAATAAGTTCAGAGGCACCATTCCACGATGCCTTGCCAATTCATCAAACCTCGAGGTTTTGGATTTGCAAATGAATAAACTTCATGGCACTCTGCCGAGTACATTTCCAAGGAATCTCATTTCATTGAATCTCAATGGGAACCAATTGGAAGGCCATTTGCCTAGATCTTTGTCCAACTGTGAATATTTGATGGATTTGAATCTTGGCAACAATCAAATAGAGGATAGATTTCCAAATTGGCTTCAAAGTTTACAGAATTTGAGGATATTAGTTTTACAATCCAATAAGTTGTATGGACCCATTGTCAGCTTGAAAACCAAAGATGCGTTTTCCCATTTACTTGTTTTTGATATCTCATCCAATAACTTTAGTGGCCAGTTACCAAAAGCCTACATAAAAAGTTTCCAAGCCATGAAGGGTGTTTTTGGGGAAGAAGTGCAAATCAGTTTTGATTATTTCAAAACTTATAGTTTTGGCGGTATTTCTCCGATAAACATTCGAAAAGACTACGAGGATTCGTTGTCTGAAACAATTAAAGGGGTTAGATTAGattttgagaaaattccaaccaTTCTTGCCTTCATTGATGTCTCTGGAAACAAATTTGAAGGAGAGATTCCAGATGTTATTGGAGAGCTTCATAAACTCAAAGGCCTCAACCTTTCACATAACAGACTTGTTGGTCATATTCCCCACTCTTTGGGAAATTTGACAAACCTGGAATCATTGGATCTCTCCTCAAATATGCTTACTGGGAATATTCCTACTAAATTGACAAATCTAAACTTTCTTGAAGTCTTGAATCTTTCCCAAAATCAATTGGTGGGACCAATACCCAAAGGAAAACAGTTTGATGCATTTTCAAACGATTCCTATGAGGGAAACATGGGGCTATGTGGATTCCCATTGTCAATTCAATGCAATAACAATGTCCCTTTGCAACATGATCCACCTTCTGAGGCTGAAGACAAATTTGGGTTTGGTTGGAAACCAGTGGCAATAGGATATGCATTTGGAATGGTGCTCGGAATTGGCTTGGGATATTGTGTTTTCTCAATTGGAAAGCCTCAATGGCTTGTGATCCTCTTTGGAGGCAAAAGAATCAAAAGGAGGAGCCGTGGAAACCGCCGTGCAAGAACCACTCTGTTTCAGCTTTTTGTTGTAATGTAA